In the Roseovarius indicus genome, ATGGAATACACGCCCGTAACGCCGTTCCGGCGAACGATAGATGCTGCCATCCTGAAACATCAGGCAGCGACCCAGGAAGACCTGCCCCCAGCCGGCGCCAACAAGTGGGAGGTCCTGAGGGAGCTCGCTGCCGCTCGAGTCGCGTTCGGCTTGTCCGATCGGGATTTGACGGTGCTTCAGGCGCTGGTCAGCTTTCACCAAGCGACAATTCTCGGAGGCAATGACAGCGAATTGATTGTACATCCGTCCAACAAGGCGATTTGCGAGCGCCTGAACGGCATGCCCTGCTCGACGATGCGGCGCCACCTCTCCAACCTTGTGCAGACTGGCTTTGTTGTCCGGCGCGATAGCCCCAATGGGAAGCGCTATGCCCGCCGCTACGGCGACGAAAAGGTTGCGTTTGGGTTCGACCTCTCTCCGCTCGTTCGACGCTTCCAGGAGGTTTGTGAGGCCGCTGAGACCGTCCGGGCCGCAGAAGAGCGGTACAAGCGCCTACGTGCCACTGTGAGCCTCATGCGGCGTGACCTCGCAGGGCTGGCCGAGTACGGGCGCTCACTTCGTCCGGATCAAGGCGTCTGGGACCAATTCTCTGATCTTGCGGCCCTAATGGCCCGAGATCTTCGCAGAAAACTCGAAATGGAAGACCTTAGGCGCATCGAAGACGCTTTGGGGTCAGCTTTAGATCACGCCCGAGGCCTTCTGGATGGCTGTGAAACAGAAAATATGAGCACCAATGATGCTGTTTCTGAGCAGCACTATCAGAATTCAAATAAAGACTCTTATGATCTTGAACCTCGCTTAGAAAAAGCGCGGGACGGAGGCGCTGTGCGCGAAACTCCAGAAGTTGCCAATAGTCCTCTGTGTTCTGAAGATGAGGGAAACTCAACGGCAACTATTGACGATCAACTGATGCCGAACATACCGCTTGGGCTCGTCCTCGCCTCCTGTCAGGAATTC is a window encoding:
- the repC gene encoding plasmid replication protein RepC; amino-acid sequence: MEYTPVTPFRRTIDAAILKHQAATQEDLPPAGANKWEVLRELAAARVAFGLSDRDLTVLQALVSFHQATILGGNDSELIVHPSNKAICERLNGMPCSTMRRHLSNLVQTGFVVRRDSPNGKRYARRYGDEKVAFGFDLSPLVRRFQEVCEAAETVRAAEERYKRLRATVSLMRRDLAGLAEYGRSLRPDQGVWDQFSDLAALMARDLRRKLEMEDLRRIEDALGSALDHARGLLDGCETENMSTNDAVSEQHYQNSNKDSYDLEPRLEKARDGGAVRETPEVANSPLCSEDEGNSTATIDDQLMPNIPLGLVLASCQEFKAYSEQPVRHWHDLVRVADVVRPMMGISPSAWDEAKRYMGPEEASVVIVAMLERFADIRSPGGYLRTLSSKAAIGEFSCGPMIMALMRRDAA